Part of the Cydia fagiglandana chromosome 2, ilCydFagi1.1, whole genome shotgun sequence genome, ATCAGACTTCTAAGAGTTTTAACTTGAAAGGGCAAATCTTAATGAAGCTCTTTTTCTTTTCCTAGTGATCGTAGTTTTATCATTAAGTTCCATCGCAATATAGTCTGATAGAATACCACAATAATGTACTTTACCTATGTActtttattttcaatggacgtaAGTTTAACTTgcaaaataatttattgtactTATTAGCTGGTAGTATGAGATATGCtatccattaaattatttatttagtacctacttagaccgggccgtgtccgggccggagcttccggggctacatttctatgacatgacaggtgatcacgatcacgtgatgctttccatagaaaacgatgcgccggaagctccggcctggacactggccggtttaacattatgtaaaaaaaaaagaaatataatgttattaaaattgGCTCAGAATGGCGAATCGTTACTTGGATCTTTAATACATGTGGTTctgaattgtattttatttcgttCGCTTTTATATCTGGACATATATAAAAGTGACCAACCTCTGTATTGACTTAaaagctcctctacacgatgggccaacgccggccactccaagggacgcatttatgcgttagagggagcaagtgatattgctatcttattctaccgcatggctgcgtcccttggagtggccggcgttggcccatcgtgtagaggagccataatacgtAGGACTGTTAACACCAGTCGATAGATTATGCTGCCAAAGTAGTCAGCAATTTTGTTTATTGCACGCCGAAATTTGGACAATCTTGACAGactaagtcatcatcatcatcatcatcatctcagccataagacgtccactgctgaacataggcctcccccttatggggggggCAGACTAAGTAGACACAAATAAATGGGCCTCCTTCTAATTTGGTTACCTTCCGAGTCCAGCGATTGGTGCGAAACCGATTAATCCGCTCAACGAAATCGGTTTTGTTGTCGTTCCATTTGTTCCTTTTGTTCATTGGTTTTTGTTCAACTGAATACCTATTCGTGTTCAAATTTGAGGATAGTCAATAggattgttttgttttgttcgaGGTGAAAACATTAATctgtaattatttgttttatattgaataTTTACACGTTTTAAACAATAGCAAATGACATGATAAAAAGTCTATGTATATAGTATCGCAAGGGCAGACTCCAATCAAAACCTTAAAATCTTTGAGTTGGCTCCATATTAATTTTCATtctgtagccttaccacgactgcCTTAGCGGTGACAAACTGACATATTTGCTAACGTCTGGATGGATAACTTtctttctataggtatatctcgtTCGCACTAGTAGGtatagcctcgtgccgcccaatgtacattaggatgttcACTCAGTTTCggtggaatgtcaaccttaattaaaaagaaagtagtatttgtctcgtaaaattttcgaacaaatgaaaatgaacccaattgaaaacacaacaagattctaatttccttggctataatattgtatggtgggcggcacgaggatagcgTCTGTATGCGACTCtttatgcgagtacgagcgcgATGCTTAGAAAGTATTTACTTTCTATtcatatcaaataaaataaaaccaaatcCAATCCAAGTGATCAAGATCATTTATGCTTTAGCAACTAAATACTTCAGCAActacttaatagttatttgttttacaagggggcaaagttgttgtttaaccgctcgtgctaatattgatacccgagcaagcgaaagactcCAAAAtagaaccacgagcgtagcgagtggttcgaaaaatggaatcttgagcgttgcgagggttttaaagcacgagggttaaacaaaatttgcccccgagtgaaacacaaaatttttcaccacaccaacccgaagcacatattaaatgtaaaatatcaaacaaaatcaaaccaaatcaaatccaaatgaatgttattaaatatttatcatcctaaatcatcatttaaaagtcaattctaccagcaaacataagaaaacactcaaaatttgcatttgattactttgcctcacatgtggataaaatgcaactttgctattcgtttttgaagtgcaaagtaattctttccgagctggtgtggtgaaaatgagTTTATCAATGGTTTATAAGGTTAGTATGCTTCAAGGGCAGTATGAGACGTAGGCATTGAATTGAGTGTACGAACAGCGAGCGCCGACGACGGACACGCGAACAATTTATCAATGTCATCGCCGCGCAAAGTGAAGAAATATTTAAAGATCCCATGAGTCAAACCCCCGAAAAATCAATAGTGCGGACATAACTTACGACCTTTAAGACATTTCGAATACGATGAACATTTTAGGGAACAAGTGATATTAGATAATCCCATGAAactgtctaccgtttgtcccgtatgAATCGTTggtatctgtcattttgactttcGTATTTGTAGGAaagggataaaatataatttaactaaatcaggcccgtaaagagTTATGAATAAGGGGCCTAGTTAATAGTATTAAAAAGAACTCTAATGGATTAGGTGTGAGGTTTTTTGAACAATTATTACAACAAGAATCCGAATCACAGCCAGCGCAAACCACTCTGCGTGTATTCAATCATTTTATTACATCTCATCCTAATATTTATAACCTATAAATTTGCCCTATAATAAACATTGCCATAGAGAAATGGTAAGAATAGACTGCTCAcgccatacatcagttttaatACCAAAAccactattattttcgcagtcgacatctagcatcgagtagtggaactatcagtaccgctacttgatactagaatactctagtgtcgcgactcacgaaaattatattgaacaacaatttacaactataattaaaagcagaaggagttgaaaataaagttCTGGTTAAtctggttataatattagctgaaaattgttgaggagcattccatgaaattgtctaccgtttgtcccgtacaaacgcgaattttctgaagattttcaGGTATAAGAATTTCCTTTTCAATGGcatatggtcaaaaatatgggcAGAATAATAATCGCCTGCttaaaatgcccaaaaaaaggTCGCAGCACAGGAAAtagaatgcgtttgtacgggacagtccgtggaatgctcctgagCATTAAACTTTTCGGTCGTCGGAACATCTATAGGTATAGTCAAGACAAGTAGCagctgataattccgctactgggtgttagatgtcgactacgaaaataatagtcgttttggcacgaaaactgatgtatggagtgagcactttATGTATGTTTTTCTCTATGACACTGCAAAACTTTTCCGACGTCAATTTTCTAACACACACTTTATGCCCGATTTACTGCACTCATAAAGCTTGGAAATTGCTGGTACGTTGGCTACATTGAATTTTATGGCGTATTCCGAAACATTATGCATTCATTTTTCCCCAAAACAATGCTgtaaaaaatatgatttattgtacagtcagcaaaaaataaatacttacgttTGAGTTCACTTCCGAGTCTGGATTCGGCAGACCTCGTCAGCGATGGCGGCATAACTTTGGATTCCTTCTAGAGAGGCTGGCCAGGTATAGCACTAAACAGGTAACaggaagaagaggggggaggcctttgcccagcagtggaacacAGTGAGCTCTGAACAATAATATTTACacttatttattactaaaatttcaaaaaaaggcACCGATGGCAgctacctatacttcgttttttttagcattagaaattaggtaaacaatcttgacgtgtcttttaattgaaaacacacattttaaaaataagttacggcaaatatgtaacaattatgaatctaatacgatcatttatgaatctaatacgaccaGTTATCTAAAATGTAGATTCAGTTTTGTAACCCCTCGCCCGGGTTGTGAACTACGTTCCTCCCGCTCTCTTAAACTTTCGGTATTTCCTCACCATAGTGGTTTTCTCTCTTCTTCCTTCACCGTACAAGCAATCCGCCTCTGGAATTCGCTCCCTCTGACGATCAGACAGGCTCCAAGCAAGTTAACTTTCAAACGTTTGCTTTATAACCACCTGACCACCTGCTAAGGCAGGCACAGTAGgaattagtaggtaggtaacccTTAACGCATGTGcaattatatgtatttgtatatatccttgtgtatatatatatatatatatatatctatctatGTATTTAGTGTACTCTTAGTCTTATGGTATAacataattaatatatgtatatagttggtatttagaatgttgatatttaacttcgctcaaaagttacgttttttttttttctgtttatttctcactgcacccacatggacgcttttctgtttcgccctatggttgactggtagagaatgcctataccggcattaagtccgcctgttgtactttttgtatgtgcaataaagtttaaaataataaataataataatttatattcgtctgctttcataagtaatagttatagatttttaaaaagcgtttttcaattaaaagacatgtcaagatcgcttaccttcttgcaagttctttctaatgctaaaaaaaacgaattatagccCCGTGTTGCTACGCGAAAATGGTATGGAAACCTCCCCTAACTTTGGACATGGATTGACatttacacataaaaaaaatacagtcggCGACAAAATCGacaattttgataaaaaaatatgacaaatgaTTCCATTTCTATTCGGGGTCAACAGCTTCTTGGAGACACTTTGTATCGCTTAGGGCACTAGAAAAGAAAGAAattatagtacattgtaggagaggacggaaaaccgctaaaagatggacgagtgagttcgagggccgacacgttagtggaggccctcgaataatacgagtccatctttagcgtttccggccgaggcattacatagtgcttttcacgactactgcgaggaaataagaaaacatttacataactataagtactagcccgcgatttctctggtagcaaattactagccactgcctgtactgtctcttgaatttcggtaggcgtcagcgtaagaatatcattttcttcactaggagaactcatttttatagcgagcgtagatacgcgtttcttatattttttagtcaaacacaatatacactatccaattcagtaagtattttcagatcccgccttttttactttttttaccacttttaagaggcgtttttctgttatttgcttcaaaccaactctaaaattagaagcgtttttgctaaaaaaaaccacaaacagctacaaaagtcaaaaacgccttaagcgtgaactgaatggataattgtaaaaaaaaaatgaattgaatggttttgtcatttctttttttttaaacaagaaattggttctataaataacctaattttatttttgaaggaaaaagttgcgcaaaaaaagaccttttattgtttttttatgttttaaatgatactcattgctgtagcgaactgtcaccaatgactgacagatgatgataacaatgaaacattgtagtagtggtggttcaggtgctacagctattgcctactttccagcttggttttagaccatctattgctacatttccgaacagtggcgtgaaaaagaTTTATTCTTCACACATTAAATTTTGAACTAGGTATATTAAATAGTTAGTAATTGAACTATTTTAACTCGTCCTTTTACTCGTGAAATTTCCATAAGGCAAATCTGAAAGCAAATTTATGTCAATTTAAATTCAAACAAATAATCTGTTCCAAGTTTGTATGGAACCCTCGGCACGCGAGACAGATCCGCAGTTATTTGCGCCTTCTAAACCATATAGCACTATTTTATTAATTCCGTTTTGTTTTAATACTCGCATGTGATCTTAATTATGCCTAGGGTGAGTAGGGTGGTTAATAAAGaacattaaatatttactcATTTCCATATCCAAGTGTTCACAGATCACATATCCAAGTCATCCACGTCGTAAAAGCGTGGACTTAACTTCATTCTCCGACCGACGGAGGCTAGCCGcagtaaaaagtaaacaataagTTAGGTTTATAGCTCACAGTAGACTAGTTTTTATAGACAAACGAAGGTAGGTACTCTAAAAATGTTAATGGAAATTGCAGTTTTCTTTTAACTGCAGTCAAGTCcaatatgtaaataatttaatgatattattttttattgaattacgTCTTCCACGTGAATTTTTCGTCactgaaaaagttttattcaattAGCATTACCGTGTTATTAtcatacctcgcaatcgagctagcaaaaccgtagcaaaTGACAGTTGAATGCAAAGGTTAGCGTTCACATgtcatgaatcatcatcatgactcatgataacatagtcaatattttttaaattttaaagttaaatttgtgtttcaggaaagtaaattactaaattacttctttaaatttttgtttatttgaactcaatttgtttactcttaatttgaaatacaaaataaattctacctacttataagctaatgatgtgtgtatagcacaaggatgtaaataccttatttagcgtaatcacacgcaaacagatcttaaataattaatttaaaacatagtttttgtattTGACTTAGTAAATACGTATATATGCGTCAACTTTAATGTGCAactgctacggttttgctaactcgattgcgaggtatggTTATTATGTTAACGTTACCTCTCGCGCTTCAGAggtctgtgcccagcagtgggacgtatatagacaatttttttaaatgttaccGTTACGTAGATTTTATTACGTTACCACGCACGCAGATGTTTGGTCACACTTTACTAACAAATAGAATTACCAATCATTAGTTACCATGTTTCCATACCTAAATGTAAGGCCTAACTTTACTAACGAATTACACCCAGTTAcccatatacttacttacttactccgttggctcagcgacccaaaatgagacttggcctccgacacaagacagcgccacttttttCGGTCCTGTCATGCGACCTCTCGCCAACCATGTACCTACTGTTTTTACATGACTGTGGATTGTAAATTATTAACTTACGTCTCTAGCAAATACGTGTCTGGATTGTATGATCGCAATTTACGTGAGCTCGCAATATACCTAGTCAATTTTAAACCACCCGCTTTCAACACCTTCGTCTTTTGTATCTTTATCCCCAGATTTTACGTTCACATTTGACTGTATAAAGTACTTGtctaatttaatttatgtatcTAGTGAGTAGGATAAGGATACATTTCAAGGAAAGAGTACTTCATTTGTGTACTAGAATTCTGGCAAAATTCTCGACTAggtttaatttttattcattctacagcatattcagtacaaaaatgcttgtgccgcacagtgccgcacactggtggaatcccgcctttagtataaaatattattgatataatAAGGATATTCATATGTTTTTATTAGATATCTACACGgtagctaaaaaataactacattcctgttgccagggaggttctcGCATTATACTAGGCAACTTTTACTGGACCAACCCTGAAATAGCGAAAAAAAATGACCCTCCCATTGAagatggaccagccaaaattatgaaacggcaaaaaatatttttcgcgATATCGGGGTTGGtaccgtagtaaaagttgctcagtaagtATAGTCCCAAAacttccctggcaacgggaatggaCTTATTTTTGAGCCAATTAAAGCTTAAAGGTAACATTCAGATGATGACTGCTATGTGTGAGGAATGGAACGTTTTCCCCGCTCTATGCCATAGACTGCGCCGGCTATCTTGTCTTGGATACCGAACATAACTGTATTACGTGTGTTAAATAAAaagctaattaattaatttaggctctttatttcaatatataataattgGCGACGAGGATGGGATCTGAACCCACGCGTGCATAGCACATTGGATTAGCAAGAACAGTGGAGGCAGCTTTACTTCACACAAAGAACTCCGGAGAAGTCACCGAAATGTTTTATAACCGAGGGAAATCAAAGCCAACTTACAAAACCAAAAAAACGGATAACAATAACAAACCGGGAGCACAATGTTACTGTTGCGGGAAGAACAATCACATTAAAGCGGAATGTACTCTAAAAAAGAAATTTTGTTCAGAATGCGGAGTTCAAGGACATGTATACAAGATGTGCCCTAAAAAAACTAGACAAGTTAATGTGTTAGAAGCAAATACCTCAGCAGGGAATGACGACTGTGAGGATGTAGAAAATTCAGTGCAAGATTTGTTTGAAGGATATACAACATATACTGTTAATAGTGTGAGTAGGATACCACCTGAATACTTAACTGTTAGTGTAAATGATCATGATTTGCCTTTTCAAATTGACACAGGCTCAGAGGTGACAGTGATGTCAATaacagataaaaataaatatctgaGTAGTTTTGAGCTACAAGAATGTAAAACCTTGTTTAAAAATTTTGACCAAACTATATCTAAACCAATAGGAATTGTGACAAATGTAACAGTTACATGTAATAATATCACTAATAAATTAAGTGTATTTATTGTGAAAGATGACTATCCTAGACTCATTGGTAGGGACTGGCTTCATGCATTTAAATTGTGGCCTCCAAAGTGGGTAGACAATGTTGATAAAAAAACTTACATGCTTCAAAATGTTTCAGATGCAGAACAATTAATCAGACACCAGTTTGCAGAAATATTCAAGCCGGGATGGGGGAATTTCAAAGGTGAAGTGATCAATTTAAAATTGAAGCCTAACGCTCAACCCAGGTGTCTGCCAGTCAGGCGAGTACCCTATGCACTTCGTGAAAAGGTAAATAACGAAATCACTAGATTATTAAAAAACGGTAGGATTACTGCAGTTGAACACAGTGAATGGGGTACTCCAGTAGTGCCTATAATAAAACCGGATGGTTCAGTCAGGCTATGTGGCGACTACAAGCTAACAGTAAATCCTAGTATGGAAATTGATCACTTCCCATTACCtcatattgatgatattttAAATTCTCTAAAAAATGGCGAATATTACTGTGAGCTGGATTTAAAAGAGGCATATTTGCAGGCCCCACTCAGTGAGGATAGCAAAGATTGTACAACTATTGTTACCGAATCTGGAACATACAAATATAATTACTTGCCTTATGGGGTAAGTTCCGGCCCTGGGGCTTTCCAACGTTTAATGACTAAAAAATTAGCCAATGTTCCCAACACCATAGTGTTtatagataatatttacataaagGGGGATTCATTACAACATATGTTTGAAACATTGTGTCAAGTCTTAAAAAAGTTGCAGGAATGTGAATTCAAATTAAAACCACAAAAATGCAAATTCTTCACTACTAGCCTAGATGTGTTTGGGTACCGTGTAAACAAAAATGGTATCAGTGTGATTCAGTCCAATATTGAACCACTATTAAATGCAAAAGCTCCGACTAATCTGACCATGCTGAAATCATTCTtgggtaaaataaattattactctCGATTTTTACAACACATGGCCACAACACTAGCACCTTTGTATGACTGTACTAAAAAAGACAAATTTATCTGGACATCAGAGTGTGATGAAgcttttacaaaaattaaaagtaaattagCTTCGGCTAATAACCTTAGACATTATGATCCTAAACTGCCACTGATCTTGACTTGTGATGCTTCAGATACCGGTCTTGCAGTAGTACTGTCAAATAGAGATGCCCAGGGTGTTGTAAAACCTATAGCATTTGCtagtaaaaaattaaatgatGTTGAAAGAAAGTATTGTACCATTGATAAGGAAGCGATGGCAGTGATTTTTGGAATTACCAAATTTTACAATTATGTCTACGGCCGTTTCTTTGAGTTAGAGACAGATAATGCAGCGCTGACGCGAATTTTTGGACCAACAAAAAGTATTCCAAAAATGGCTGCCAAACGATTGCAACATTATGCAATATTTTTATCAGCGTTTAATTACAAAATAAGGCATATTAAAACCAGTATAAATCCTGCTGATTTTCTGTCAAGGTCAGTGACTGATCtcaatcataaaaataatgatattaatatTCATCCTGTATTTGTAAACGCCAGTTGTAGTGTACTAAGCTATACTAATGACTCCAAAATGAAGACTTTAGATTGGAAAACAATTCAAACAGAATCAAAAAAGGACACAGTTTTGTCAAAATTAATAAGATACTTAACAGATGGGTGGCCAGAAAAAAAGGAGTTAGATAAAGAAGTTTTACCATTTTATAGCAGAAGAAATGAGTTATCGATGGACAGGGGTTGCTTATTTTGGGGATATCGAATATTAATACCCTACACTATTCGTGAATCGGTTTTACTCGAATTGCATAAAAGTCATTTTGGAATCATTAGAATGAAAGAAATAGCACGCTCATACTTTTGGTGGCCTAATCTTGACtctgaaatagaaaatattacaaaaaaatgtataatttgtttgCAAAACAGTAAAACACCATCAAAAACACAGAAACCGTGGCCTGTCGCTCCTTCAGTGTGGCACAGAATTCATGCAGATTTTCTGGgaccattttataataaaatgtttctGGTCATAGTAGACAGTTATTCGAAATGGCCAGAAATATATGAGATGGCTAATATCACTAGTTCTCGCACCATAGAGGTTTTTGAAAGTGTATTCACTAGGTTTGGATATCCAGTGCATTTGGTAACAGACAACGGTCCTACATTTACCAGTCAAGAATTTAAAGACTTTTGCATAACTAAACACATTAAGCATACATTTTCACCGCCATATCATCCTGCGACCAATGGTGCGGCTGAAAGGTTTGTGGAAACGTTCAAATCTGctataactaaaattaaagagaGTGGACTTAATTTAAGATCTTCAGTGAATTTATTCATGTTTGACTATAGAAGTACACCACAGCGCACTACAGGAGTCTCACCTGCTCGCCTTATGTTAAGCCGAGAATTAAGAAATAGGTTTAGTTTATTGCGCCCTCCTCCCCTGTCAGAAGTGGTGCAGGAGAGAGTGGAAAAAAGGGACCAAGGGAAAAGGGATGTCAGTTTTGAAATAGGTCAGAAAGTAATGGTAAGAGACTACAGAAAGGACAGCAGGCCATGGGTTCAAGGATTAGTTATTGAAGAGTCAATACCAGGAACTACCTACGTGGTAGATGTAGAAGGGCTTAAGTGGAAGCGCCACATCAATCAGATGTTAAGTTGTGCTGATGAACTAGAGGAGTTATGTTAGCTTTAAGCTTCTTTAATTAAGAAtctatttttaagttaattcTAAAATAAGCGAAGGAGAGTGTGAGGAATGGAACGTTTTCCCCGCTCTATGCCATAGACTGCGCCGGCTGTCTTGTCTTGGATACCGAACATAACTGTATTACGTGTGTTAAATAAAaagctaattaattaatttaggctCTTTATTTCAATATATAATACTATGGAATGTTACTGTTGTTGTTGCTGCTGTTGCTTTTGCTGTCATAGCATTGATGAggacaatttatttaaaaatacaaaattaaaattcaaaaaaacaTGGTACCCGCGCTCCCGGACACGCACTTCCATCTCgatcaatacaaaataaaaattcaaaaaaacatGGTACCCGCGCTCCCGGACACGCACTTCCATCTCGATCAGTGAGAGAAGACCACGAACTTACTGGACCTGAAGTAATATGGAATCGTTAAACATGGCACATAGGTCGGAAATCACGATTTAGgccgccaaaaatattttattgcatttttgcgctttatatacgatttcgaactaagaaaacatatttttagataattacaattattatttttaaatttaagcccttttttccaaaaaatggtgattttgctcctcctcgcttgattattttatatattaatgatatatattatagtaaataaatatgtattttctttaattgaatatataaataataaaatacacatgtatttatacatatatattatatttaggtataagagtaACATATGTATTACAGAAACTAATAGAAATATACAAAGGTTGTTATCTAATATTATTACGATTGATACATTTGCTCAAAAagattaacataaataaataaaaccctcgccacatttaatcatcatcatatcttaAAGAAAAATCCGCCTCATCGCTTGGGTAGCATTGATCATTCTCCGCTCTCGCCTTATGTGGCTCAGCAGAAATCAATAGTTGCATAGTTTCTGACACAAATAATTTAACTCGAGGTTTCGTTATCTTTCTCGTACTGCTGATAAGCGGATCGGAGGTCAGAAGCAACTTATGGTAAATGTCCAGATTGCAGTATTCTCTAGAAAACTTTCGGGCATGATATGGCCGAAAGTGTTTGTTTCGGGCTTCTGCAGCTTCCTCCGAAAGTTGTCCAAAGGGAACTATTAAGTTTTCaataatacatatgtaattcTGCCATGGATCAGTATTTTGTGCATTGTCGGTGTCATCGGATGCCACtcatataaatttatataaagcttTGCCGTTTCCAGAGCGTATGAGCGGAGCGGCGGAGCTACTTTCCAACCAAGATTCAttagatatcagaaaattttcCACAATACGACGTGATCTAATCCATCTCTTTTTAAATTCTTATTCAAAATGTGAAATTTTACGCTTCatgttctttttttcttcatctCCGTCACCTGAGCGCATAAGGAGATAATTTTCCAAAAAGTCCAATTTTTCAGCTATTGACTGAAAATTCTGTTCATTTAACTTATCAGACAGGTATTTTCAAGTCACAACTTTTAAACCAGAGGCATTTGATGAACCTAAAATAACAGAAAAGACATTTTAAcgctaatgaaaaaaaaacataataatttgctatttccgaaaaaatattttgaaactcGATATTTTACAAAGTGCCCAAAAGTGCCCTccaattttttcataaaatgtaaAGATATGTTTGATTTATAGAATGACATAAAAAATATCACTGGGACGGGCCCGGAAGTATAGTATTTTCACAAttgaatatgaaaaaataacaaaattttcatcaaGACAAGGGTCATGTTTAGTGggttatatatatatcataaaataaatatttctaattcaaaataattgaaaataatagaaacttaccttaatttttgatatccatcaCTTTCACTGACAAATAAActctacaaaaataaatattggcttAGAAATGTTTGCTTCGGATAACAGTGCTAAGAACCGCGCGTGCAATGTATGTGATGACTGAGTTTTGAGAACCTGGTAGATTACCTACGTAACTAATAAGGGTGGTGGTGGGGTGGGATTAATTCCGTGATAGTGTGGTGTTATTCGAGAACTAATTAGTTTTGCGATAAGCCGACTTTTAGAAAGTTGACTTTTGGCGGCCTA contains:
- the LOC134672961 gene encoding uncharacterized protein K02A2.6-like; its protein translation is MFLVIVDSYSKWPEIYEMANITSSRTIEVFESVFTRFGYPVHLVTDNGPTFTSQEFKDFCITKHIKHTFSPPYHPATNGAAERFVETFKSAITKIKESGLNLRSSVNLFMFDYRSTPQRTTGVSPARLMLSRELRNRFSLLRPPPLSEVVQERVEKRDQGKRDVSFEIGQKVMVRDYRKDSRPWVQGLVIEESIPGTTYVVDVEGLKWKRHINQMLSCADELEELC